Within Dictyostelium discoideum AX4 chromosome 4 chromosome, whole genome shotgun sequence, the genomic segment TAAATTGTATTAAATCTTTCATAAAGTTTACCAACTATAGGTACATCCCTAATATGTGATCCTACCATTACATGATTTTCCTCTAAAATTCCAAATAATGGATATGGATCAAAATCTGTTAAATGATTACAAACTAAAATTCTTGCACTATTTTTATCACctttttttggtaaattttctcttttttaaataaataaataaataattacatgaaaattaataaaaattattaattaataattttttatgaatattctataaatatatataaacttACATTCCATTATATGTGGTTTTAATACCCATTGCAATTTTTGCAAGTGGTTTAGTATATTTTGAGAAGGATTTTGGTAAAAACAATGTTAAAGTGAATAATACTATAATGATAAGTAATCTAAATGGCCACAATATTAAACCAATTGGAAgatataaacaaaataaaaaatgtttaaaagtGAATGGATCCTTCCATCTACCatgattaaataattgttcaattttaaatttactttCAACTGTTGTAAATGAAGATGCTCCgtcaaatgaaaattgaGGTTGTAAGTTCTCTGGTGATCTAATTCTTTGCGGCAttctcttttattattattattattattactattattattattattaattaattattaattattattgtattattactataattttttttttctttttttttttttggaaagaaaaaacaggaaaaatatttaaaacaaatatatttgtatattaatattgttttttttttttacccctttttttttattttaattttgagtTTTATTGCcccattaaatattaaaattaaaaattaaaaaaattaaaaaaaattaaaaaccaaattaacttttaataataataataataaaaaaaaaaaaaaattttataattaaaaaaaaataaaaaataatataaaaacaaaaaatgttagtattaaataaatacgAGGTTAATTAAAAGTGTTTTGgtgttttgttttaaaattagatatGTATGTATGAATGAATGTTATGTGTCATGGTGTGTTgctttttggattttttttttttttattttttttttttgtttttaatgtgAAAAAACCtttgtttattttactttttttttttttttttttttaatttaaaaatcatttaattttattttaaaaattgtttttccGTTTAtcctaaaaaataaaaataaaaaaaataaaataaaataaaaaaaaaaataaaaaaaaaaataaaaaaaaaaataaataaaaaaaaaagtttttactCATacttactattttttttattttttatttttttattttttttttcttttgttttaacaaataaataatatttgataacttttgatttttttttttgtaaaataaaaaaaaaattttaaaaataattctattgatatttttttttttttttttttttttttttttataattttttttttttaattatttttttttttattccaaatGAAATCAGGATTTTTTactcaaaaaattaaatgtgtttttattattaaaataatttttactaTGACTTTTCTCAGTTACATTTGGAATTATTGTAAACCTACCACAAACCCAAAGGTcgtagatattttttttatttcagaCCATTcgtcaaaattttttttttttaaagttttgaACCCCTAGAATAAAATTGTTtgcaataataaaattttagtttttttttttataaaaaaaaacaaatcacgGTTATTTTCATGCCCCctttcttttaaaaagatttttaatttgatgatgttgataactgtgaaataaaaaaaaaaaaaattaaaaaaaaaattaaaaaaaaaaaaaaaataaaaaaaaataaattcaatcaaaatcttgatttttttttataaagttgttttatttaaaaacaggaaaaataatttcctttttttttttttattaaagcaaaaaaaaaaaaaataaataaaaaaaaaaaaaaaagtttaaaaaaagagtttcataataaaaaattttcacatgacttttccaatttttaattatttttaaaatggaGAATTTtagttaattaattttttaattttaatcaaagCTTATTTacttataaaattaaatatgttattgaatttattcaaaatttgttttgttttgtttcttatatatttttattttttttttattttttttttttttttttgttcagaaataaatatttagtaaaataaaattagtttggcaaagaaaaaaaaaaaaaaaaaaaaaagcttcCCAAGGAATATGTTTgcttattttgttttaaaccctataaaaataattaattacttATTGAATACTTAacttggaaataaaaaaaaacaaaaattcattttcccgccttttttttttaattttaatttttttaattttttttttttttattgaaatctttttgtttttttatttttactcttcattacttttttattttatataatccacacatatatatattttagatatttaggtgatattattaatttataaaaaaaaaaaaaaaagaaaaaaaaaaaagaaaaaaaaaaaaatatggaaggtcaacaaaaattaaaaactaaaaatggacaaaaaaaaaccaaaccgaaaaaaaaaacatcatcaacaataatagtacaacaagataattataataatatggaAAATAGTGGATATAATTCACAAAATGATAGTGAATTCGAcccgtcatcatcatcttcattatcatcatcctcttctcaacaaattgtaaataataatcaacctTTAATAACGAATATAACAACACcacctaataataataataataataataataataataacaatcaaATTTTAGAAGATATTTATTCAGATGAATATTgtgaaaatcaaatgaaatgtATGGAAGGATTTATAAAGAAATGGAAGGATGAATATATTGGATCTATTAAGGGTAATGTTGAACATCACCAAATTGAATTGAATAATTATACATTTCAATTAAGTGAATTAAAACAAGAGAGATTATTTTTACAACAATATaaagaatcaaatcaaaGAACTATCGAATTACAAATCATTCAATTACAAcgtataaataatgaaattgaatcaattgaaaagaatAGACATCAATTACCAATAGATTTAgaatcaaagaaattaaaatatcaagaAGAAACTCAAAGAATTTTAACACTATCTTCAactattaaatcaattgaagatCAAActataaaacaattattagatttaGATTATCCATTaactctttttaaaaattatttaggtttagaatttcaaaaattatcaagtaagttattatttttttaataaaaaaaaaaaaaaaaaaaaattattgtttttatggTATGCTAATtaactattttattttattttatataattttagatGGTGATggattgaaattaatatttacaaaGATTGATagaaataatcataatagagaatttacaatttcaatAACAGTTGATAATTTAACTGATCAATATATTCTGGTTAATTGTAATCCAATGATTTCAGATTTAGATCAGtcaataaagaaattgaatgaaactggtaatttttcattctttgtaaaatcaattagaaagcaatttgtaaataaaacaatacataaataaagataaagattaatatttttatttattttttaaaattaaacaatcattactttttttatttttattttattttattttattttattttattttattttatttttaaaatctaaaattaaatttaatcaattaagAATGAATgtgaaaattctttaaagtGATCAGCTGATTTACGATAACATTTATCACCATATTTACAAGGtgctttctttttctttgaatCATCTTcgtcttcatcatcttcatcatcatcatcatattctAATTGTTCTAATGGtattggttttaaaatttcagtTTCTATATTggaaaaaagtaaaaaaataaatgaaattaataagaGTActattttgttattattattattatatattattattatatattcttaatatatattttcacTTActagattttgattttattggtgcattaaaactaaaagaagtaactttttttagtttatttgaaatgataGTTTTATAAATCCAATTTTCATTAACTATTGGTACACCATTTAGGTTGGCATTTTGAACTTTTGTACCTAAATTGAAATAGTCAGATGAAGTTGTTACAAGTTGAGTACAACCATTTACATTGGTAGTATGAGAATGGAAAGAACCACCATGttttgtaattaaattttgaatattatatTGTACAGTACTCAAGGTACCCAATAAACTAATGGTCTTTCCATTAAGAATATTTGAAGCTGGCATTAAATTAGCTTGATTATATTCTGATAAAAAGTTACCATACACACCTGTTGGAGCAACATTTAAACCACTAACGGCAGTACCAGCAGTTGCACCACTTTGATAATGAACTATGTAAACTGGTAAAATTTGATCTGGATGAAAGATAACCAATTCCTTTTCATCAGGTGACAAATGAGAGGTGTAACCAGTGACACAAGGCTTACCGTGAATTAAAGTGGAGCATTTGTAAGCTTTACCCAATAGAACCTTGCATAAAAGTATCTTTGTACAATCTTTGATGTAACCAATTGAGTAGTCTGTAAACTCGCTAAAATAAATACCTTTACCATACCAACCTGAATCAGTGGCATGTTTaacaccactaccaccacctgGCACAGAGAAATTGTTGGTACAAATGGGAATAATATTCTTTGCGGCAGTGCCATGAAAACCAAATACAGGATCACTATGTTCATACTTTTTAGATTTGTATTCCTCCATTTTGGCATTGAATTTCTTTGTAAGTGTTGGATTACAAATGTATTCAACCTTTGTCACCTTCATTGAATTACCTGATGTCAACAATCTATAGAATTGACTCTCTGCAATTCTAAAATGAGCATCAGCTTGACTAACACCACTAAGATGTCTAGTTGGTCTAAGAATATATTTCATTGGTTTATCCTTTTTAAGAACATCCAATTCACCTGGTAAATAATTTCCAGAATTACCACTATCagttttttgtttcttttttgatttatcatcatcatcatcatcagaatcATTATCcttcttctttttgttgttgccACTATCACTTGTTTGACCTGATAACATTTTATTAATCATATCCTTTCTCTCTTGTTCTGATAATTGTGAATATGATTTCTTTAATGGTAAAACTGgaccattatcaattttaactACTACTGTATCACtaccttttttaattaatgtcattgataaaaaacaaattgttTCATCAtctgatattttaatttgagtattttcacctttttcaattaaattcttaaatgcttttaaaaaaaaaaaaaaaaaaaaaaaaaaaaaaaaaaaaaaaaagtaagaattaataataattttttaaatgttaataataataataattaataataataataattttacctttattaatatcatcatGTGAACCATCAAATTCTTTCCAAGATTTTGTAGTAATTTTTGGAGTTGTAGTTTGAGTATGTGAATGTAAGAAATACCAATATGGGTTATGATAATCAGAAACATCAATATGGTTTCTTCTAACTCTTCTAGTTTTAGTATCATCATCGAATCTAGCTTGTTCGAATGAAGAAAAGTTAATATATCTTTCAGCATTAATTGAAGCCTTTGAAAGACCTTTTAAAAAGGAGGATTCCACTTTTAAGGATATGTCTGGTTTGAAAGCTTTAAATTCACCTCTTGCCTTTTCCCAGCTCCAAATTGGTTGACGAAAAACTCTCTTTATTGATTTCTTGGTTTTGGCATTATCTTTACTATTGTACATTTTCATTTCACTAAATATTATAACTATATCATCAAAAATTTGTTCATCACTATCTTTTGGTGTTTTTTGATaaactttttcaattgaatctaataaattatatttaatatctttCCATTCAAATTCTGAATTTTGATATTGCCAATAAATTTGTTTAGAATCTGATGTCATTGGTATTGGACATCtgtcatcattattattattattattatcattatttgttttattattatttgaagtatTTGAAGAAGAATTTGATGTTAGTactgatgaagaagatgttTTTGTGGTTGTGGAGGTTGTTGAGGTAACTATTGCAACAGTTGCATTGTTTGCTTGTGATGAGTCTTCATCATCAAGTCCTgctaattttctttttggaggcattttttttttttttttaatctttatctttacaagttttaaaatacaatggaaaaaaaaaaaaaataataataaggagtttagaaaaataaaaaattaaaaaaataaaaattaaaaaaaaaaaaaaaaaaaaaaaaatttgaaaaaaaaatatctttcttggaaaaatatctttctaaagaaaataatagtgtagatttaaaaaataattaatattattctatttttaacaaaaaaataaaacaaataaaaaaaattaaattttgtgattaatattaaaaaaaaaaaaaaaaaaaaaaaaaaaaaaaaaattatattcttttatttcaattaaacatcctattgtttttttttaatatgtgtagttttcatttcattaatgataataataatataataataaaaaaaaaaagtaatctttttttttatttttttttttttttcaaaaatttctCGTTTCGTCGGtttttggaaatttattttttttttaatttttttttttatttttattttttttttcattgatCAATTTTCTTtcgttttttaatttctttttttttttttttttttttttttttatatatttccAATACATATATTCATAGgaaataaatacaaaatgaataaagataaatcaaaacaaaaaccacaaaaaaaagaaaataataataataataataaaaataacaacaataataataataaaactgaaaataataaaacaaataaagattttacaaaaaataaatttgataaagatgccaaaattgataaagtagataataaaaagatatttcaTAATAGAAGTAGTCAAAAGAGAATagcaaaattaaaaaaaattgaactACAAAAGAAACCATTAACTTTAAAacttaatgaaattaaatcaattgaacaaAGATTAATTGATGAAGCACCACAAAGAGGTACAAATCCATTGGCTAATATTTCATCAACCactgcaacaacaacaacaacaacagcaacaaagaatgataaagaaaaagaaaaagaatataaaattgattatcCATCAGCAActgattttaaagatttaccaATTTCACAATTAACATTAAAAGCATTAACTGAATCAAAATTCTTAAAATTAACTGATATTCAAAGAGCATCACTTCCACATACATTATGTGGTAGAGATATACTTGGTGCTGCTAAAACTGGTTCTGGTAAaactttatcttttattttacctGTAAgttgtttaaattaataatgttttattttttttaaaaaattaaattctaattttttttttttcaattttttttttaaatttagattttaGAAACATTATGGAGAAATAGATGGGGTAGAGATGATGGAATTGGTGCAATTGTATTATCACCAACTAGAGAATTAGCAATTCAAATATTTGATGTATTAAAAGCGGTTGGTAAATATCATACATTTAGTGCTGGATTAATTATTGGTGGTAGAAATGTTCAACAAGAGAAAGATAAAATCAATGCaatgaatattttaatagCAACACCAGGTAGATTGTTACAACATATGGATGAAACCTATGGATTCGATTGTAGTAATTTGAAGATATTGGTATTGGATGAAGCTGATCGTATTTTAGATTTAGGTTTttcaaaatgtttaaataGTATCGTAGAGAATTTACCAAGAGAAAGACAAACTCTACTCTTCTCTGCAACACAAACCAAATCAATTCGTGATTTGGCTCGTTTATCATTACAAGAGCCAGAGTACATTTCAGTCTATGAAAAGGATATTACAACCACACCACAAAATCTCACACAAACTCTATGTGTTATCCCATTggaaatgaaattgaatatgTTATTCTCATTCATTAAAACTCATTTAACTTCAAAGATTATCGTATTTTTTGCATCTTGTAAACAAGTTAGATTTGCACATGAAActtttaaacttttaaatcCTGGTACAACTTTATTCCCACTTCATGGTAAAATGAAACAATGGACTCGTTTAGAAGTATTTGAAGATTTTTGTAAAAAGAAAGCTGGTACACTATTTGCAACTGATATTGCCGCTCGTGGTCTTGATTTCCCTGCTGTTGAATGGGTAATTCAAGTAGATTGTCCTGATGATATTGAAACTTATATTCATAGAGTTGGTAGAACCGCTAGAAATGATGCACCTGGTCAATCAATAACTATCCTTTTACCTTCAGAAAAAGATGGTATGGTTAATTTAAtggaaaaacaaaaaatgaaatttgaaATACTTGAACCAAATCCAGAGAAATtagtttcaattgattcaaaattAAGTAGTTTCTTATCTGAAAAAActgatttaaaatatttagcTCAAAAAGTatgttaaattttatatataaaaaaaaaaaaaaaaaaaaaaaaaaaaagtaaataatttattaatttattaattttttttttctccaaaaaaaaagtcattTGTTTCATATTTAAGATCAGTTTATAGACaatcaaataaagaaatatttaaaattcaagaattaaatattaatgaattttcaaaatcattaggTTTATTAGGTACACCAAATATTCAATTTGGTAAAGCAAGTGCagatagtaaaaataaatcatttgttgtatcaaatattcaaaaacaattaaaagataaaaaatcaaaaggtGAAAAAGATATTGATAGTAGTgacgacgatgatgatgatgaagaaagaaataaaattggtaatagtgatgatgaagattcaGAAGATGATTCAGATTTCCAGGATGATTcggatgatgataataaaaaagttactaaacaacaaccaaaaactaatattgaaaaattatttgatcgTAAGAATGCAAATGTTATGTCTGAAACTTATCAAAAACTTAGAACTAAAGAAGAGGATGAAGAGGATGATTCAATGTTTGTTGTAAAGAGAAGAGATCATGATTTAGATAATTTAGATATCGTTAAAAGATTAAgtagaaaa encodes:
- a CDS encoding BRCT domain-containing protein (Similar to ADP-ribose), which translates into the protein MPPKRKLAGLDDEDSSQANNATVAIVTSTTSTTTKTSSSSVLTSNSSSNTSNNNKTNNDNNNNNNDDRCPIPMTSDSKQIYWQYQNSEFEWKDIKYNLLDSIEKVYQKTPKDSDEQIFDDIVIIFSEMKMYNSKDNAKTKKSIKRVFRQPIWSWEKARGEFKAFKPDISLKVESSFLKGLSKASINAERYINFSSFEQARFDDDTKTRRVRRNHIDVSDYHNPYWYFLHSHTQTTTPKITTKSWKEFDGSHDDINKAFKNLIEKGENTQIKISDDETICFLSMTLIKKGSDTVVVKIDNGPVLPLKKSYSQLSEQERKDMINKMLSGQTSDSGNNKKKKDNDSDDDDDDKSKKKQKTDSGNSGNYLPGELDVLKKDKPMKYILRPTRHLSGVSQADAHFRIAESQFYRLLTSGNSMKVTKVEYICNPTLTKKFNAKMEEYKSKKYEHSDPVFGFHGTAAKNIIPICTNNFSVPGGGSGVKHATDSGWYGKGIYFSEFTDYSIGYIKDCTKILLCKVLLGKAYKCSTLIHGKPCVTGYTSHLSPDEKELVIFHPDQILPVYIVHYQSGATAGTAVSGLNVAPTGVYGNFLSEYNQANLMPASNILNGKTISLLGTLSTVQYNIQNLITKHGGSFHSHTTNVNGCTQLVTTSSDYFNLGTKVQNANLNGVPIVNENWIYKTIISNKLKKVTSFSFNAPIKSKSKTEILKPIPLEQLEYDDDDEDDEDEDDSKKKKAPCKYGDKCYRKSADHFKEFSHSFLID
- the ddx10 gene encoding DEAD/DEAH box helicase, giving the protein MNKDKSKQKPQKKENNNNNNKNNNNNNNKTENNKTNKDFTKNKFDKDAKIDKVDNKKIFHNRSSQKRIAKLKKIELQKKPLTLKLNEIKSIEQRLIDEAPQRGTNPLANISSTTATTTTTTATKNDKEKEKEYKIDYPSATDFKDLPISQLTLKALTESKFLKLTDIQRASLPHTLCGRDILGAAKTGSGKTLSFILPILETLWRNRWGRDDGIGAIVLSPTRELAIQIFDVLKAVGKYHTFSAGLIIGGRNVQQEKDKINAMNILIATPGRLLQHMDETYGFDCSNLKILVLDEADRILDLGFSKCLNSIVENLPRERQTLLFSATQTKSIRDLARLSLQEPEYISVYEKDITTTPQNLTQTLCVIPLEMKLNMLFSFIKTHLTSKIIVFFASCKQVRFAHETFKLLNPGTTLFPLHGKMKQWTRLEVFEDFCKKKAGTLFATDIAARGLDFPAVEWVIQVDCPDDIETYIHRVGRTARNDAPGQSITILLPSEKDGMVNLMEKQKMKFEILEPNPEKLVSIDSKLSSFLSEKTDLKYLAQKSFVSYLRSVYRQSNKEIFKIQELNINEFSKSLGLLGTPNIQFGKASADSKNKSFVVSNIQKQLKDKKSKGEKDIDSSDDDDDDEERNKIGNSDDEDSEDDSDFQDDSDDDNKKVTKQQPKTNIEKLFDRKNANVMSETYQKLRTKEEDEEDDSMFVVKRRDHDLDNLDIVKRLSRKENKEKNFINDPTKLKFQESTSVPKDGKLPTSYIEKVKSEVEKGDVQDKILLKERLKRKKLKLQSKELRKQSGGGATGDDEEESVAYFVPPGEKDPYENGENDSDDESNDDDVWGQEYNSDDDDDDEESESEEQPKPITKKRTLEDHEESALKFLKKNRI
- the spc25 gene encoding kinetochore protein Spc25, translated to MEGQQKLKTKNGQKKTKPKKKTSSTIIVQQDNYNNMENSGYNSQNDSEFDPSSSSSLSSSSSQQIVNNNQPLITNITTPPNNNNNNNNNNNNQILEDIYSDEYCENQMKCMEGFIKKWKDEYIGSIKGNVEHHQIELNNYTFQLSELKQERLFLQQYKESNQRTIELQIIQLQRINNEIESIEKNRHQLPIDLESKKLKYQEETQRILTLSSTIKSIEDQTIKQLLDLDYPLTLFKNYLGLEFQKLSNGDGLKLIFTKIDRNNHNREFTISITVDNLTDQYILVNCNPMISDLDQSIKKLNETGNFSFFVKSIRKQFVNKTIHK